The Williamsoniiplasma somnilux genome includes a window with the following:
- a CDS encoding DNA-directed RNA polymerase subunit beta, whose protein sequence is MSYKVKKINRGVERRDYTKVSGNLPLPNLVEMQTRTFDWFCQKGIQEVFDEVFPIVSNDGTAVLTMENWGFKEPRIDVARAREESKIFEAPIYADLKLSVANREEISKELFNIVSKDEKKLVTEWLKEKTENKAVTFKSSQDQSYFFEVKTKGSEIPDTIQVDIVEKTEDAVIVNAAIYKQGQSFLGEFPVMTPSGTFIINGSQKVIVSQLVRSPGAYFKKDFNRKNGENIFSADIIPSRGTWLEFETEAKKIVDTKLINALYVKIDKSRKTTATSLLTGLGLEKNSILDLFDNPKLLKNTYEQDSLSGDLTTDWENAITDIYKKIRQGETATADGASKFIYGTLFDKRKYDLTKAGRFKLQQKLSIKNRLIGRTLAEDIVNKKGVILVPANTLVTKTNINEIAEALSGNVMTVKLNFNEQIEGSKEVQKLKVYKELNGKGEIITLIGISPNSKEEFVTVPDIVSTISYTISLIDNIGEVDDIDHLGNRRVRTVGELLQNQFRIGMMRIEKNVKERLATSNLYKLKPSTIINNKPLTAIIGEFFNLSQLSQFMDQINPLSELTNKRRLTALGPGGLSRDRAGLEVRDVHPSHYGRICPIETPEGPNIGLINNLSTYAKINEYGFITTPYRKVVNGIIQNEEVHYLTADEEKNFMISQASVNQDATGKITDKTVIARYRGDDIVTDILDIDYIDVSPKQIVSVATSAIPFLENDDANRALMGANMQRQAVPLINPESPIVGTGIEFEAARDSGAAVVATESGIVKYVDSRLITIEAKSGIKTYSLSTFERSNNGTALIHFPIVKAGDKVDKGQIIADGPSMEKGELAIGQNVVVAFTTYNGYNFEDAVIMSERVVMEDRFTSVHIDEYVIERRSTKQGNEDVTRELPNVSEAAKKYLDSDGIVAIGTEVKVGDILVGKVTPKGQAQLSPEDKLLHAIFGEKSRNVKDNSLRVPNGGDGIVQAIKRFSAADGFDLPADVLEIIKVYIVQKRKIQEGDKMSGRHGNKGVISRILPIEDMPHLEDGTPVDIMLNPQGIPSRMNIGQILELHLGMAAKKLGIKVATPVFEGVNAKELDEIMKEAGMTNFGKVKLIDGQTGEAMDKPIAVGVMYMLKLSHMVDDKLHARNVGPYSLITQQPLGGKAQSGGQRFGEMEVWALEAYGAAHTLREILTIKSDDIKGRAKTYEAIVRSKAIPEPGIPESFNVLTKEIMGLGFDMFMEDNRGRKFAINAYDDDQIDEEYANYDSMDSLAGGNELSTTGFSEVSEREIAIDFNEE, encoded by the coding sequence ATGAGTTATAAAGTAAAAAAAATTAACCGCGGTGTTGAACGTCGAGATTACACTAAAGTTTCTGGTAATTTACCATTACCTAACTTAGTGGAAATGCAAACAAGAACATTTGATTGATTTTGTCAAAAAGGGATTCAAGAAGTTTTTGATGAAGTTTTCCCAATCGTTTCTAATGATGGCACAGCTGTTTTAACAATGGAAAATTGAGGGTTTAAAGAACCAAGGATTGATGTTGCAAGAGCAAGAGAAGAATCAAAAATTTTTGAAGCACCAATCTATGCTGATTTAAAATTATCGGTTGCAAACAGAGAAGAAATTTCAAAAGAATTATTTAACATTGTTTCAAAAGATGAAAAAAAATTAGTAACAGAATGATTAAAAGAAAAAACCGAAAATAAAGCAGTAACTTTTAAATCATCACAAGATCAATCATACTTTTTTGAAGTAAAAACTAAAGGTTCAGAGATTCCTGACACTATCCAAGTTGATATTGTTGAAAAAACTGAAGATGCAGTTATTGTTAATGCCGCAATCTATAAACAAGGTCAATCATTTTTGGGAGAATTCCCAGTTATGACACCATCTGGAACTTTTATAATTAACGGTTCACAAAAAGTTATTGTTTCACAATTGGTTCGTTCACCTGGTGCTTATTTTAAAAAAGATTTTAACCGTAAAAACGGAGAAAATATTTTTTCAGCTGACATAATTCCATCTCGTGGAACTTGATTAGAATTTGAAACAGAAGCAAAAAAAATTGTTGATACAAAATTAATCAATGCTTTATATGTAAAAATTGATAAATCAAGAAAAACAACAGCAACATCTTTGTTAACTGGTTTAGGATTGGAAAAAAATTCAATTTTAGACTTATTTGATAATCCTAAATTATTAAAAAACACATACGAACAAGACAGTTTGTCGGGTGATTTAACAACAGATTGAGAAAATGCTATTACAGACATTTACAAAAAAATTCGTCAAGGTGAAACAGCAACAGCTGATGGAGCTTCAAAATTTATTTACGGAACATTATTTGATAAACGTAAATATGATTTAACTAAAGCTGGTCGTTTTAAATTACAACAAAAACTTTCAATTAAAAATCGTTTAATCGGAAGAACATTAGCAGAAGATATTGTTAATAAAAAAGGAGTAATTTTAGTTCCGGCAAATACATTAGTAACAAAAACAAATATTAACGAAATAGCTGAAGCATTAAGCGGAAATGTTATGACTGTAAAATTGAATTTCAATGAGCAAATCGAAGGTTCAAAAGAAGTTCAAAAACTAAAAGTTTACAAGGAATTAAACGGTAAAGGTGAAATTATTACTTTAATTGGTATTTCGCCAAATTCAAAAGAAGAATTTGTAACAGTACCTGATATTGTTTCAACGATTTCTTACACAATTTCATTAATTGATAATATTGGTGAAGTTGATGATATTGATCATTTAGGTAATCGTAGAGTTCGTACAGTTGGTGAATTACTACAAAATCAATTTAGAATCGGAATGATGCGTATTGAAAAAAATGTTAAAGAAAGATTGGCAACTTCAAACTTGTACAAACTTAAACCTTCAACAATCATCAATAACAAACCACTAACAGCTATTATTGGTGAATTCTTTAACTTGTCACAATTATCACAATTCATGGATCAAATTAACCCACTTTCTGAATTAACTAATAAACGTCGTTTAACAGCTCTTGGCCCTGGTGGTTTATCACGTGATAGAGCCGGATTAGAAGTTCGTGACGTTCACCCATCACATTATGGAAGAATTTGTCCAATTGAAACTCCTGAAGGTCCAAATATTGGGTTGATTAACAACTTATCAACTTATGCAAAAATTAATGAATATGGATTTATTACAACTCCATACAGAAAAGTTGTTAACGGAATTATTCAAAACGAAGAAGTTCATTATTTAACAGCCGATGAAGAGAAAAACTTTATGATTTCTCAAGCATCAGTTAACCAAGATGCAACAGGTAAAATTACTGATAAAACTGTTATTGCACGTTATCGTGGAGATGACATTGTAACTGATATTTTAGATATCGATTACATTGACGTTTCGCCAAAACAAATTGTTTCAGTTGCAACATCTGCAATTCCATTCTTGGAAAACGATGATGCCAACCGTGCTTTGATGGGGGCAAACATGCAACGTCAAGCCGTGCCTTTAATTAATCCTGAATCCCCAATTGTTGGAACAGGAATTGAATTTGAAGCCGCACGTGATTCGGGAGCTGCAGTTGTTGCAACCGAATCGGGAATCGTTAAATATGTAGATTCAAGACTTATTACTATTGAAGCAAAATCAGGAATAAAAACTTACTCTTTATCAACTTTTGAAAGATCAAACAATGGAACTGCTTTAATTCATTTCCCAATTGTTAAAGCTGGAGATAAAGTTGATAAAGGACAAATTATTGCTGATGGTCCATCAATGGAAAAAGGAGAATTAGCAATCGGTCAAAACGTTGTGGTTGCCTTTACAACTTATAACGGATACAACTTTGAAGATGCTGTTATTATGTCAGAACGTGTAGTAATGGAAGACAGATTCACTTCTGTTCACATTGATGAATATGTAATTGAACGTCGTTCAACTAAACAAGGTAATGAAGATGTAACTCGTGAATTACCAAATGTTAGTGAAGCTGCTAAGAAATATTTAGATAGTGACGGAATTGTTGCTATTGGAACTGAAGTTAAAGTTGGCGACATTTTGGTTGGAAAAGTAACGCCAAAAGGTCAAGCTCAATTATCGCCAGAAGATAAATTGTTACACGCAATTTTTGGTGAAAAATCAAGAAATGTTAAAGACAACTCATTAAGAGTACCAAACGGTGGTGACGGAATTGTTCAAGCAATTAAACGTTTCTCAGCTGCTGATGGTTTTGATTTACCTGCTGATGTTTTAGAAATTATTAAAGTTTATATTGTCCAAAAACGTAAAATCCAAGAAGGGGATAAAATGTCTGGACGTCATGGTAATAAAGGGGTTATTTCTCGTATTTTGCCAATTGAAGACATGCCACATTTAGAAGATGGAACTCCTGTTGATATTATGTTGAATCCACAAGGGATTCCTTCACGTATGAACATTGGTCAAATTCTAGAATTACATTTAGGAATGGCTGCTAAAAAATTAGGAATCAAAGTTGCGACTCCAGTTTTTGAAGGAGTTAATGCTAAAGAATTAGATGAAATCATGAAAGAAGCAGGAATGACTAACTTCGGTAAAGTTAAATTAATCGATGGTCAAACTGGTGAAGCTATGGACAAACCAATCGCTGTTGGGGTTATGTATATGCTAAAACTTTCTCACATGGTTGATGATAAATTACATGCTCGTAACGTTGGTCCATACTCATTGATTACACAACAACCACTTGGAGGAAAAGCTCAAAGTGGGGGTCAAAGATTTGGAGAAATGGAAGTTTGAGCACTTGAAGCTTATGGAGCTGCTCATACACTTCGTGAGATCTTGACTATCAAGTCAGATGATATTAAAGGTCGTGCTAAAACTTATGAAGCAATTGTTAGATCAAAAGCAATTCCTGAACCAGGAATTCCAGAATCATTTAACGTTTTAACAAAAGAAATTATGGGTCTTGGTTTTGATATGTTCATGGAAGATAATCGTGGTCGTAAGTTTGCTATTAATGCTTATGATGATGATCAAATTGATGAAGAATATGCAAATTATGATTCAATGGATTCTCTAGCTGGAGGTAATGAATTATCAACAACAGGATTTAGTGAAGTATCAGAAAGAGAAATCGCAATCGATTTCAACGAAGAATAG